Genomic segment of Rhodocaloribacter litoris:
CGGCCGCGATGAAAACACAGACCACCCGTTCCTTTTCCAGCAAGGCATGGAGACGCTCGGGGGTTCTGTCTTGTTGGACTAGATCAAAAACCCGTACCTCCCCGGTAAAGAGGTAATACCAGTCGTTATCAAAGCGCAAAGCATCCCATCGCAGATCCAGTCGAAGCCTTCGTACAAGCCAGTGTACCCCATACCCCAGCCCGAAACCTCCTATCAAGGATAGGGAAAGGAAATACAGAAGAATCGAATGAGCGTGCTCGGAAACGGCCCTCAACGCGTGCGCGCCCTCCCTGCTCTCGGGATTTGCCTGTCCGAGCAACAAGACCAGGATGGCGCTGTAGTCGATCGTCTTGCCGAAACACTTCTGGACGATCAAGATGCCGAACAGGTGCAAGAGGATGGCCAGCAATACTCCCCGAGCAATTTCACCGGGCAACGAGGAAAAGGAGACAGGACTTCTCCATGAAAACCCCTTGCGATAGGCATAGCTCAGCAATAACCCCGGCAAAATCAGCAAAAAGACCAGTAAAGCCGGAAAAGCAAGGTTCATTTCACCTTTCTTCTTCCCCAGCAGAACGCACGTTGGCCCATGTCCCCCTCGCACGTCTCAGATAAACCGTCTCCCCGTTAACCTTCAGGGTCACAGGCTTTCCCCTGCGGGCTGCCTCAACGAGTTGTCTGGCCTTGTCGACATCCGCCAGAATCCGGCGGACCTCATCGGACAAAGGTGCTTTCATGAGCTTTCTCACTCTGTTTAGCCGTGCCTGGCCGCATAACGCATCGGAGTCGCCAATAATACAAAACAGTTTTTGCAAAGATGCAACCCTGCGTGATTTTGCCAGCTCCCGGAACACCCGGTGCGTACGCACCAACCTGACCGGTTTCTGCCCTTTGAGTCCACCGCTTACAGCGCTTCATCGCCAGACAGGCGGGAGTGTGCCACGAAATACTGCACGGCCAGGTGGTAGCCCGCGGGGCCAAGGCCGCTGATCTGCCCGGCACACACCGGCGCCAGCATCGAGCGGTGACGAAAGTCCTCGCGTGCGTGGATGTTCGAAAGGTGCACTTCCAGGACCGGCACGTCGATGGCCGCCACGGCATCGCGGAGCGCGACGGACGTGTGCGTGTAGCCCCCCGGGTTGAACACGATGCCGTCGAGCCGCTCGTCCTGTGCGGCGTGGAGCCGGTCGATCAGGTCCCCCTCGTGGTTGCTTTGAAAGAACGCGAACGTCACCTCCGGGAAAGCCCGCCGGAGGCCGGCTTCCAGGTCGTCGAGCGTGGTGCGGCCGTAGGTGGCCGGCTCGCGCGTGCCCAGCAGGTTCAGGTTCGGCCCGTTGAGGATCAGGAGCTTCATACGTGCAACGATACGGCGTTCGGTTGACGGCCGGGCGGCTCAGGACATCGGCCCGCCGGCGACGTCGAAAGATAAGCCATCGTAGCCCAGGTTGACACCTTTCGGGAGGCGGGCATCCACCTCGGCGTGCAGGATGCTGTGCGTCATGTGGATCAGGTAGGTCTGCCGGGCCCCGAGGTGCCGCGCCACGGCAACGGCCTCGTCGATGGTGAAGTGGGTCGGGTGGGGTTCGTAGCGCAGGGCGTCGAGCACCAGCACATCCAGGCCGTGCAGCCGGGCGAGGCTCTCGTCCGGGATGCGGCTGGTGTCGGTGAGGTAGGCGAAGCGGCCGATGCGGTAGCCATAGAGGGGCAACGCGCCGTGAAAGACCTCGACGGGCTCGACGTGCACCGACCTACCCGTGCCATACCGGCTTGCCACCTCGAACGGCCCTTCGACCGCTCGCAGGTGGAGCTTCGGCACACCGGGGTAGGAGCCGTCGCAGAAGATGTACCGAAACATGCTGCGGAGCACGTCGGCGGTGTTGGGCCGGGCAAAACAGGGGATCGGAGCCCGGTTGTCGAAAAAGAAGGGACGCAGGTCGTCCAGGCCGACGACGTGATCGAAGTGGTGGTGGGTGAAGAGGACGGCATCGACACGACGAAAGCCCTCGCGGAGGGCCTGCCGGCGGAAATCCGGCCCCGTGTCGATGACGAGGTGCAGGTCGCCGCAGGTGACCAGGCAGGCGCAGCGGGTCCGGTGGTCGCGCGGGTCGTCGGAGCGGCAGACGCGGCAGTCGCAGCCGATGACGGGCACCCCGGTGGAGGTGCCGGTTCCCAGGAGGGTCACCTTGAGCGGCGGGGCGTCAGCCATCCTCCTCCTCCATCGCGTCCGGCACCGGTCGCGCCACGGTCTCGCGCTGCGTCCAGGCCGCTTCGAGCGCCGCCCGAACGGCGGGCTTGAGAAAGACCGTCTCGACGGGCAGCTCGCGCAGGGCGTCGGCCAGCACGGCCAGGTGTACCTCGGGCGGGTGCCGCTTGTTGAGCACCACGACCTCCTCCTCGCCCACCTTGCAATACCCGCCCCGGAAGTGCCCCTGCTCGCAGCGCACCTGCACCCCCATCCGGCGGACGGCGTCCTCCAGCTCCCGGACGATCTGCTGCAACTTCATGACGACCAGCCGAACCTGTGGCGTTTTACGCTATGCCGGCCTGCTCCGACGGCCGGCACCAACCCAACCCCGGAAACGCCACCCATGTTTCAGCCCGCCTCGCCGCGGCACGGCCGGGCGACCCGGCACCGTCTCTTCGCCACGCAGCAGGTACGCGCTCACCAGTTCGCCCCGATCCGGAAAAACTGCTGGCTCCCCCGGTAGTCGAAGAAGTCGTTCGCCAGAAAGCCGGAGCCGCCGGCGTTCCAGGTCTGGCGGCGGTAGCCGGCGCCGGCGGTGAGGCCGAAGCGCCCCGCGAGCCTTGCCAGGTGCACCTGTACGTCGGTGTCGACAAACGTCGAGAGGCCCGTCGTATCCCCGAAAGAGCGCAGGGCCAGCCCGACGGCCGGCAGGGCACGGGCCTCGAGCACGACCCGTGGACCGGCGAGACGGAAGCCCACCCCACCGCCGAGACCGATCACACTGAACTCGAAGGCGTCGAGCAGGCCGTCGTCCGTCCCGGGC
This window contains:
- the aroQ gene encoding type II 3-dehydroquinate dehydratase; translated protein: MKLLILNGPNLNLLGTREPATYGRTTLDDLEAGLRRAFPEVTFAFFQSNHEGDLIDRLHAAQDERLDGIVFNPGGYTHTSVALRDAVAAIDVPVLEVHLSNIHAREDFRHRSMLAPVCAGQISGLGPAGYHLAVQYFVAHSRLSGDEAL
- a CDS encoding MBL fold metallo-hydrolase; amino-acid sequence: MADAPPLKVTLLGTGTSTGVPVIGCDCRVCRSDDPRDHRTRCACLVTCGDLHLVIDTGPDFRRQALREGFRRVDAVLFTHHHFDHVVGLDDLRPFFFDNRAPIPCFARPNTADVLRSMFRYIFCDGSYPGVPKLHLRAVEGPFEVASRYGTGRSVHVEPVEVFHGALPLYGYRIGRFAYLTDTSRIPDESLARLHGLDVLVLDALRYEPHPTHFTIDEAVAVARHLGARQTYLIHMTHSILHAEVDARLPKGVNLGYDGLSFDVAGGPMS